A stretch of Acidobacteriota bacterium DNA encodes these proteins:
- a CDS encoding Uma2 family endonuclease, with protein sequence MVSWEETPDDPYFRNNPILIVEVTRLRPKDRSPRKASFYQQMPSVQEYVVVDQHKMNVEVHRRQPNGGWITYYFNEKSDIVELASVDLTIPLPDLYRRVQFDKNAKTRRRRRLTKNSSPPHL encoded by the coding sequence TTGGTTTCTTGGGAGGAAACCCCGGACGATCCATACTTTCGAAACAACCCAATACTCATCGTTGAGGTAACTCGCCTTCGACCAAAAGATCGATCGCCGCGAAAAGCTTCTTTCTACCAGCAGATGCCGAGCGTTCAGGAATATGTGGTTGTCGACCAGCACAAGATGAACGTTGAGGTCCATCGCCGTCAGCCAAATGGCGGTTGGATAACTTATTATTTCAATGAAAAGAGCGATATTGTCGAGCTAGCCTCAGTCGATCTAACCATTCCCCTTCCGGATCTTTACCGCCGGGTTCAGTTTGATAAAAATGCAAAGACGAGACGAAGACGACGACTAACGAAAAATTCTTCACCGCCCCACTTATAA